A window from Setaria italica strain Yugu1 chromosome VIII, Setaria_italica_v2.0, whole genome shotgun sequence encodes these proteins:
- the LOC101780637 gene encoding uncharacterized protein LOC101780637 isoform X1, translating to MGPKLRGRRWPPTLMNPQVAKLRCSQDPATFPPSVVAAHGTARQPVLPVGSVLPLLIRCFDSTGCLPKQVHGGILLDVKKARYTMGESLQEGHQKKARCFRNSGQSF from the exons ATGGGCCCCAAGCTGCGAGGCCGTCGATGGCCCCCCACGTTGATGAACCCCCAAGTCGCGAAGCTCCGATGTTCCCAAGATCCAGCCACGTTTCCTCCATCTGTAGTTGCCGCACATGGTACAGCGAG GCAGCCTGTTCTTCCCGTTGGCTCCGTCCTCCCCTTGCTGATCCGGTGCTTTGACTCAACAGGCTGCCTCCCCAAGCAAGTTCATGGTGGCATCCTCCTTGACGTGAAGAAAGCAAGGTATACAATGGGAGAATCTCTCCAGGAAGGTCACCAAAAGAAAGCAAG GTGCTTCAGGAACTCTGGACAATCCTTCTGA
- the LOC101780637 gene encoding uncharacterized protein LOC101780637 isoform X2 has translation MGPKLRGRRWPPTLMNPQVAKLRCSQDPATFPPSVVAAHGTARQPVLPVGSVLPLLIRCFDSTGCLPKQVHGGILLDVKKARYTMGESLQEGHQKKARFGGFTENV, from the exons ATGGGCCCCAAGCTGCGAGGCCGTCGATGGCCCCCCACGTTGATGAACCCCCAAGTCGCGAAGCTCCGATGTTCCCAAGATCCAGCCACGTTTCCTCCATCTGTAGTTGCCGCACATGGTACAGCGAG GCAGCCTGTTCTTCCCGTTGGCTCCGTCCTCCCCTTGCTGATCCGGTGCTTTGACTCAACAGGCTGCCTCCCCAAGCAAGTTCATGGTGGCATCCTCCTTGACGTGAAGAAAGCAAGGTATACAATGGGAGAATCTCTCCAGGAAGGTCACCAAAAGAAAGCAAG GTTTGGAGGTTTTACTGAAAATGTTTGA